Proteins from a single region of Dyadobacter fanqingshengii:
- a CDS encoding c-type cytochrome, protein MYTKKQWSKLPMTLAVLLAVGVFCGVMLSNRTAKHRPPGNKVDKIKLPEGFKAEHLYSPSEEKNGSWVSMTFDDKGRMITSDQYGGLFRLVLPPIGSTEKPTVEALKVEGDTAKVAMGYAHGLLYAFNSLYVMINNRESAKFPKGSGFYRLQDTDGNDQYDKITLIKPLKGEGEHGPHSIVLSPDKKSLYVVAGNFTDLPKMDSYRLMPNWKNDNLFPFIKDPRGHAADRHAPGGWIAKTDPDGKSWELVSAGYRNSYDIAFNEAGDLFIYDSDMEWDFGTPWYRPTRVCHATSGGDYGWRTGSANTSPAFADFLSPIMNIGQGSPTNLIYLSDARFPAKYKNTLLAFDWSFGIVHGLHLKPNGSTYSADHEEFLSGAPLPLTDGAIGPDGALYFLTGGRRLESDLYRVYYGDYKNIPAGANTVKPVLTTEHKQRTDLEKFHAVKDPKAVETSWPYLKSPDRFLRFAARLAIEHQPVAEWESKVYAEKDPQTLIYASIALAREGDSTKVGGPILKGLTKIDYAKLNDLQKQALLRAVELTIYRTGQPDAETKQAIIAYLNPKYPSPSALQNRFLSKILITLEAPKAVEKTLGLIAKNEKFDDKDNEMVTASADLILRNPQYGLDLAGLLEKMPPQQQSFYAIMLSSAKTGWTPALSEQYFKWFHKAFSYQGGRSYIGFIDKARQLALKNVPKDKVEYYNKLSGAELLTGSGNDLVKMYSPKGPGRSWKLEEAVALVQDSLAHRDFDKGKMIFSAVLCNRCHVIQGEGNDVGPDLTQLGTRFSAKDMLESIIDPNKTISDQFGSIAYTMKNGESIVGRQINEDANFYYIAQNPFDSKTIRKLGKKEVVSTKMSTVSVMLPGLINSLNPNELRDLVAYLMSGGNKNNPIYTEASAPKGGK, encoded by the coding sequence ATGTACACTAAAAAACAATGGTCTAAACTTCCTATGACACTCGCCGTGCTGCTTGCAGTAGGCGTTTTCTGCGGAGTTATGCTCAGTAACCGAACCGCTAAACATCGTCCGCCGGGTAACAAGGTTGACAAAATTAAGCTTCCCGAAGGCTTCAAAGCAGAACATTTATATAGTCCTTCCGAAGAAAAAAATGGCTCATGGGTTTCCATGACATTTGACGACAAAGGCAGGATGATCACTTCCGATCAATACGGTGGCTTGTTCCGTCTTGTACTGCCTCCGATTGGCTCCACGGAGAAACCAACTGTGGAAGCATTGAAAGTAGAAGGCGACACGGCAAAGGTGGCTATGGGTTATGCGCATGGTTTGCTATATGCATTCAACAGTCTCTACGTCATGATCAACAACCGTGAAAGCGCCAAATTTCCAAAAGGAAGTGGTTTTTACAGGTTGCAAGACACGGATGGAAACGATCAATATGATAAAATCACGTTGATCAAACCGTTAAAAGGGGAAGGCGAGCACGGGCCACACAGCATTGTGCTTTCACCAGACAAAAAATCGCTTTACGTGGTTGCCGGTAACTTCACCGATCTTCCAAAAATGGACAGCTATCGCCTGATGCCTAACTGGAAGAACGACAACCTTTTTCCATTTATCAAAGACCCTCGCGGCCACGCGGCTGACAGACATGCACCAGGTGGCTGGATTGCGAAAACCGATCCTGACGGAAAATCCTGGGAGTTGGTCAGTGCAGGATATCGTAACTCATACGACATTGCATTCAACGAAGCAGGTGATCTTTTCATTTATGACTCGGATATGGAATGGGATTTCGGTACGCCGTGGTATCGCCCAACCCGCGTTTGTCACGCAACAAGCGGTGGTGACTATGGATGGAGAACCGGATCGGCCAACACATCCCCAGCATTTGCAGACTTCCTTTCCCCAATTATGAACATTGGTCAGGGATCGCCTACGAACCTTATTTATCTGAGTGACGCAAGATTTCCTGCTAAATACAAAAATACGCTGCTGGCATTTGACTGGAGTTTTGGTATCGTTCACGGATTGCATTTGAAACCGAATGGTTCCACTTACTCAGCAGACCACGAAGAATTCCTTTCAGGAGCACCGCTTCCATTGACCGACGGAGCAATTGGTCCTGATGGCGCATTGTATTTTTTAACAGGTGGTCGTCGCCTGGAATCAGATCTTTACCGTGTGTATTATGGTGATTATAAGAACATTCCGGCCGGTGCAAACACGGTTAAGCCTGTTCTTACAACCGAGCACAAGCAACGTACAGACCTGGAAAAATTCCATGCAGTTAAAGATCCAAAAGCAGTTGAAACTTCCTGGCCATACTTGAAAAGTCCGGATCGTTTCTTACGCTTCGCAGCGCGTTTAGCCATTGAGCATCAACCTGTTGCAGAATGGGAAAGCAAAGTGTACGCTGAAAAAGATCCGCAAACATTGATTTATGCATCCATTGCATTAGCGCGTGAAGGCGATTCCACGAAAGTAGGAGGGCCTATTCTGAAAGGTCTGACAAAAATCGATTATGCGAAATTAAACGACCTTCAAAAACAGGCACTTTTACGTGCAGTTGAACTGACCATTTACCGCACAGGACAGCCGGACGCAGAGACCAAACAAGCCATTATTGCTTATTTGAACCCAAAATACCCATCGCCAAGCGCATTGCAAAATCGTTTTTTAAGCAAAATTCTGATCACGCTCGAAGCACCGAAAGCAGTTGAAAAAACACTTGGTCTGATCGCGAAAAATGAGAAATTTGATGATAAGGACAATGAAATGGTAACCGCTTCTGCCGACCTTATCCTTCGAAACCCGCAGTATGGTCTTGACCTGGCTGGTCTTTTGGAAAAAATGCCGCCGCAGCAACAATCCTTCTACGCAATTATGCTCAGCAGTGCTAAAACAGGCTGGACACCTGCTTTGAGCGAACAGTATTTCAAATGGTTCCACAAAGCATTCAGCTATCAGGGCGGTCGCAGCTACATTGGCTTTATTGACAAGGCGCGTCAATTGGCTTTGAAAAATGTACCAAAGGACAAAGTGGAATACTACAACAAGTTGTCTGGCGCTGAATTACTTACAGGAAGCGGTAATGACCTGGTAAAAATGTATTCACCAAAAGGCCCGGGACGCAGCTGGAAACTCGAAGAAGCTGTTGCACTGGTTCAGGATAGTCTTGCTCACCGTGATTTTGACAAAGGAAAGATGATTTTTTCTGCCGTGCTTTGCAACCGTTGCCACGTAATTCAGGGCGAAGGCAATGATGTTGGCCCGGATCTGACGCAATTGGGAACCCGTTTTTCTGCGAAAGACATGCTGGAATCGATCATTGACCCAAATAAAACAATCTCTGATCAATTCGGATCAATTGCTTATACGATGAAAAACGGTGAGTCCATCGTCGGTCGTCAGATCAATGAAGATGCAAATTTCTATTATATTGCACAAAATCCATTTGATTCGAAAACCATCCGGAAACTGGGCAAAAAAGAGGTTGTTTCTACCAAAATGTCAACGGTTTCTGTCATGCTACCTGGCTTGATCAACAGCTTAAATCCAAATGAATTGAGAGATCTTGTTGCTTACCTGATGTCCGGAGGCAATAAAAACAACCCGATTTATACGGAAGCTTCGGCTCCGAAAGGCGGGAAATAG
- a CDS encoding hydroxypyruvate isomerase family protein: MKRIERRSVLKNIAAGAGLITLPVSLADAFAASEKALGPKLNGKINHSVCKWCYGKIPLETFAQDCKKIGLTSIELLGPAEWPVIKKYGLTCALPWGEGLTRNIEKGFNDPANHEELIKGFEDVIPKVQAAGYDKIICFSGNRRGMSDTDGLRNCAVGLKRLIPIAEKHNVTLVMELLNSKVNHRDYQCDRTEWGAALCEMVGSEKFKLLYDIYHMQIQEGDVIATIKKYHKYIAHYHTGGVPGRNEIDETQELYYPSIMKAIVETGYKGFVGQEFIPSRKDDIASLKQGVTICDIA, translated from the coding sequence ATGAAACGTATCGAAAGACGTTCTGTTTTAAAAAATATTGCCGCCGGCGCGGGATTGATTACGCTACCCGTTTCTTTGGCCGATGCATTCGCCGCTTCGGAAAAGGCACTCGGCCCGAAACTAAATGGCAAGATCAATCACTCCGTTTGTAAATGGTGTTACGGAAAAATCCCATTGGAGACTTTCGCACAGGATTGTAAAAAGATCGGGTTAACATCCATTGAACTGCTGGGACCAGCTGAATGGCCGGTTATTAAAAAATACGGTCTTACTTGCGCATTGCCCTGGGGTGAAGGTCTTACCAGAAATATTGAAAAAGGTTTCAATGATCCGGCCAATCACGAAGAACTGATCAAAGGCTTTGAAGATGTAATTCCAAAAGTGCAGGCAGCAGGTTATGACAAGATTATTTGTTTTTCGGGAAACCGCCGCGGAATGTCAGACACTGACGGATTGCGCAATTGCGCCGTAGGATTGAAAAGATTGATTCCGATTGCGGAAAAGCACAATGTAACATTGGTCATGGAATTGCTCAACAGCAAAGTGAATCACCGGGATTACCAGTGCGACCGGACGGAGTGGGGGGCAGCCCTTTGTGAAATGGTCGGCTCGGAAAAATTCAAGTTGCTTTACGACATTTACCATATGCAGATCCAGGAAGGCGACGTAATTGCGACCATCAAAAAATATCACAAATACATTGCCCATTATCACACGGGCGGCGTTCCGGGACGTAACGAAATTGATGAAACGCAGGAATTATATTATCCTTCAATTATGAAGGCAATTGTGGAAACGGGCTACAAAGGCTTTGTAGGTCAGGAGTTTATCCCAAGCCGCAAAGATGACATTGCATCTCTGAAACAGGGTGTTACCATTTGTGACATCGCCTGA
- a CDS encoding hydroxypyruvate isomerase family protein: MSTRRSVLKSLAAGTGVFSLSEVFAANEKALGAKLNGKINHSVCKWCYGKIPLDTFAKECKEMGITSIELLGPEDWPTLKKYGLTCALPNGAGMGIEKGFNDLALHDELVKSYEDLFPKLKEAGYTTVICFSGNRRGMSDIDGMRNCAIGLRRLMPSAEKYGITMIMELLNSKVNHKDYMCDHTAWGAGLCEMVGSEHFKLLYDIYHMSIMEGDVIATIKKYHKYIGHYHTGGVPGRNEIDEGQELYYPAIMKAIVETGFKGYVAQEFIPKREPLASLKQCVQICDIA, translated from the coding sequence ATGTCTACGAGACGATCTGTTTTAAAAAGTTTAGCGGCAGGCACCGGCGTGTTTTCGCTATCCGAAGTTTTTGCTGCTAATGAAAAAGCCCTTGGTGCTAAATTGAATGGTAAGATTAACCATTCCGTTTGTAAATGGTGTTATGGAAAAATTCCTCTGGATACTTTCGCAAAGGAATGTAAAGAAATGGGAATTACATCCATTGAACTCCTGGGGCCGGAAGATTGGCCTACACTCAAAAAATATGGCCTGACTTGTGCGCTGCCAAATGGCGCAGGAATGGGGATCGAGAAAGGTTTTAATGATCTCGCATTACATGATGAGCTAGTGAAAAGCTATGAGGACCTTTTTCCAAAATTGAAAGAAGCTGGTTACACAACGGTCATTTGTTTTTCAGGAAACCGTCGCGGCATGTCAGACATTGACGGTATGCGCAACTGTGCCATCGGACTTAGAAGATTGATGCCATCCGCGGAAAAGTATGGAATTACAATGATCATGGAGTTGCTTAACAGCAAAGTGAATCATAAGGATTACATGTGCGATCACACTGCATGGGGTGCGGGATTATGCGAAATGGTTGGTTCAGAGCACTTTAAGTTGCTTTATGACATCTACCACATGTCCATTATGGAAGGAGATGTGATTGCAACCATCAAAAAATATCATAAATACATTGGACATTATCACACGGGGGGAGTCCCTGGCAGAAATGAGATTGACGAAGGCCAGGAGTTATATTATCCGGCGATCATGAAAGCCATTGTGGAAACGGGCTTCAAAGGTTACGTCGCTCAGGAATTTATTCCAAAACGAGAACCACTGGCTTCGCTGAAACAATGTGTTCAGATTTGCGACATTGCTTAA
- a CDS encoding DKNYY domain-containing protein has product MALTNQIRRTFVIMGLLGFFSNLFSCSDSKSGFKPGLLTARGYYVKNGKAYWYGGFSNAELIELTSANAKSFITLDEKFPNVEFASSYASDGKHVYFNGGRIKDADGQTFEVLGYGWGKDARNVYSWYSIVSDDAQHYVDAKGGLKKDSKHVYSGDKIVSDDPESLKFLGTVGYHSYHSDSRGIMSGRTRIDSADVATFRPLDHGYSVDKSQVFLLETTKLEILKDADAKSFQVISEFYTKDAVSVFWRGEKLTDANPGTFKIISEEHHCSCDDKRVYHHNKIVPNADPAKFPAGKKYKYCNDSEIVFD; this is encoded by the coding sequence ATGGCTCTCACAAATCAAATCAGACGAACTTTTGTCATTATGGGCTTACTTGGATTTTTCTCAAACCTGTTTTCTTGTTCGGACAGTAAATCCGGATTCAAGCCCGGCTTGCTGACTGCCAGAGGTTATTATGTCAAGAATGGAAAGGCTTATTGGTATGGCGGTTTTAGTAATGCGGAACTCATTGAGCTGACGAGCGCTAATGCAAAATCATTTATAACGCTTGACGAGAAATTTCCAAATGTTGAATTTGCGTCGTCATATGCCAGTGACGGAAAACATGTTTATTTTAATGGCGGGCGGATCAAAGATGCAGATGGTCAAACGTTTGAAGTGTTGGGATACGGTTGGGGAAAAGATGCTCGCAACGTTTATTCCTGGTATTCGATTGTTTCGGACGATGCTCAGCATTATGTTGATGCAAAAGGCGGATTGAAAAAAGACAGCAAGCATGTTTACAGTGGAGACAAAATTGTATCCGATGATCCTGAAAGTTTGAAATTCCTTGGCACTGTCGGCTATCATTCTTATCACAGCGATTCCAGAGGCATTATGTCTGGCAGGACCAGAATCGACTCAGCAGATGTTGCAACATTTAGACCCCTGGACCATGGCTATTCGGTTGATAAGTCACAAGTCTTTCTCCTTGAAACAACCAAGCTGGAAATTTTGAAAGACGCAGATGCGAAAAGTTTTCAGGTAATCTCTGAATTTTACACGAAGGATGCTGTGAGTGTCTTTTGGCGTGGCGAGAAATTAACCGATGCAAATCCCGGAACGTTTAAGATTATAAGCGAAGAGCATCATTGCAGTTGTGACGATAAGCGGGTTTATCATCACAATAAAATTGTCCCCAATGCAGATCCGGCCAAATTTCCGGCTGGCAAAAAATACAAATATTGTAACGACAGCGAGATTGTTTTTGATTAA
- a CDS encoding tetratricopeptide repeat protein: protein MKKLFFVSALSLFSMSAFAQDDAANKLVVDQFRKDKEKSDKDLSDPKSSAKASFWMERAKLYENIALQGSEVDSSAAKTSLEAYKKVVELDKTKKGEPGKSAKEAENVIAGGEGSQLFNAFVKQGAEKYQAKNLAGALEMFTAAQEINKKDTLASLYGGIAAQQLDKKDVAKEQFEKYAANGGKDPSVFYGLAQLYREEKNFDKAIEALNKGLAQSPNNKDLKAEVVNILLASGNESKAISELEALAQADPKNIQNVVNLAILYDNMQRTAADSVKQLSAKMGTGSKSAASLTKNLEAEKSKIEVYDGEVKRIGTLIKKQPKNADLKRQLADVNAKKKETLAAIATMEGEVKTASEAAQSSASSGGEKQLADLKAKQKDASDKAIANYKKALEIDGANYDALYNLGVFYFNEAVQLKGEVDNMNMTEYQQRGKEIEGRVCGKFKKAKPYFEKAIQAKDEAEAKENLTTVNGVLEQFAAKQVACVEE from the coding sequence ATGAAAAAACTGTTTTTTGTTTCTGCACTAAGCCTTTTCAGTATGTCAGCGTTCGCGCAGGACGATGCTGCGAACAAGCTGGTAGTGGATCAGTTTCGTAAGGATAAAGAGAAAAGCGATAAAGACCTGAGTGATCCGAAGAGTAGCGCAAAAGCTTCATTTTGGATGGAAAGAGCAAAATTATATGAAAATATAGCTCTGCAAGGTTCGGAAGTAGATTCCAGCGCAGCCAAAACGTCTTTGGAAGCTTATAAAAAGGTTGTGGAGCTGGATAAGACTAAAAAAGGTGAGCCGGGCAAATCTGCCAAAGAAGCTGAAAATGTGATTGCAGGCGGTGAAGGTTCACAACTTTTCAACGCATTTGTAAAGCAGGGAGCTGAAAAATATCAAGCGAAAAATTTGGCTGGTGCACTTGAAATGTTCACAGCTGCGCAGGAGATCAACAAGAAAGATACTCTTGCTTCGCTTTACGGCGGGATTGCAGCGCAGCAGCTTGACAAGAAAGATGTTGCGAAAGAGCAATTTGAAAAATACGCTGCCAACGGAGGAAAAGATCCAAGTGTATTTTACGGTTTAGCGCAATTGTACCGCGAAGAAAAAAACTTTGATAAAGCAATTGAAGCTCTGAACAAGGGGTTAGCACAATCGCCTAATAACAAAGACCTTAAAGCGGAGGTTGTGAACATTCTGTTAGCATCGGGTAATGAATCAAAAGCGATCAGCGAGCTGGAAGCTTTGGCTCAGGCTGATCCTAAAAACATTCAGAATGTGGTGAATCTTGCGATTCTTTACGATAACATGCAAAGAACAGCAGCTGACAGCGTGAAACAATTGAGCGCGAAAATGGGAACTGGAAGCAAGTCTGCGGCAAGTCTGACAAAAAACCTTGAAGCTGAAAAAAGCAAGATCGAGGTTTATGACGGTGAAGTGAAGCGTATTGGTACTTTGATTAAGAAGCAGCCAAAAAATGCGGATTTGAAACGCCAGCTTGCTGATGTTAATGCCAAGAAAAAAGAAACATTAGCGGCCATTGCTACAATGGAAGGCGAGGTTAAAACTGCTTCGGAAGCTGCACAAAGCAGTGCTTCATCAGGAGGAGAAAAACAACTTGCTGACTTGAAAGCAAAGCAAAAAGATGCGAGCGACAAAGCGATTGCTAATTACAAGAAGGCTTTGGAAATCGATGGAGCTAACTATGATGCATTGTATAACCTGGGTGTTTTCTATTTCAACGAAGCCGTTCAATTGAAAGGTGAAGTTGATAACATGAATATGACAGAATATCAGCAACGTGGTAAAGAAATCGAAGGTCGCGTTTGTGGTAAGTTCAAGAAAGCGAAGCCATATTTCGAAAAAGCTATTCAGGCAAAAGACGAAGCAGAAGCTAAGGAAAACTTAACCACTGTAAACGGAGTCCTTGAACAATTTGCAGCTAAACAAGTTGCTTGTGTTGAGGAATAA